The stretch of DNA CTTGTTAATTTGGAAAAACAGATTGCGTTTCAGTCTACCGAAGTAAGCTACAAGCGTTTGTAGATACGCACGGATGTATGCGTTGTGAATCATAAATAACTTCCGTTTCTTTGATAAGCATCTGCTACCGCGGCGGAAGTTCTTTATGACTCAATCTAATATCTTCTATAATGTTTGAACACAgatttcacaaatataatattgacatatgttgtatatattgacatattcggcaaaaatcataatttgcaGATTAATCATTACGGAAAGTGCGATATTGATTACGTTGTAAGCAGCGAGGGTGAAGATCAGCGTTTGATAAGAAAATCGCTAGATCCGCGAATGTGTATCGGGCATCCGTGTCGCAATTGGTCGAATGTTCCTAATGTACAGTGTACCGATGAAGACCAAGTATGTAATCGCCCCCCTGATATTCCAATtacttatgtaattaatatagtttaacaaattatgccgtatgcaattaatatatcaacaCTTTCAGAATCCTATTCTCAAAAGTAGCGAGAGAATATATGCACTGCAAACCGATGGAACCGATCACAATATCATGTCCGTCAATGCATCCGGAAGTATTTACGTTCAGCCCTTTCAAGGCATGGGAGAGGCACACTATCATCTTGTTCAGTATGTTAGATACActtgcattattaataaataacttttaatgaataaatgtataaaaagatgaatctctattttatcacaaaacaGATAAATCACTAATCAATCTTGTTTTGTTCCACGCAGGCAGACTATCGTATTAATCTCAAAGAAACGTATAACGAAAAAGATCGTTACGAATAATTTACGAAATACAGTTCTTCAACACGAGCTGCCGGAAGAAGATCTCACGCAAGGTAGAAGCACGCCAGATAAAGATTTCGCCTTCAAATCTGTAAGTTTATTTCTCtcaaattttctttcacatctatttttgattgcaatcaaatattaattttttgtagataAGCCACTTATTGGATCGTTTGAGCCACAGGCTCGAGAATCCCGGTTTGGATACTGAAATTCACAATCTGCACAATACAACGATATCCGTGCTTCTTTATTATCTCGGTATGCTGGATCGTGTTGATTTGGACAAAGCCTACAATCGGATCTCGGGAACTAGTTACAAAGAGGAAACAGTACGGTAATACGATTGTTCGCGATCTCAATGTCTTTAggatgaatttttatatctctatatTTGCCTCTAATGTAGGAATATGTTCCTCGAGGCGCTGCCGCAGGTCGGCAGTAAGGAATCCGCGCTGTTCATATTGGATCTTATTCAAAAGAACAAAGTATCCGACATGTCTGCGATTCAGCTTCTTATGCGACTACCGTTTCACATAAGAAAGCCTGATGTTCAACTATTGGTCAGCCTACAGCCGTTCCTCGCGCTGCCGAGCAAGATCTCCGCCCAAGTGCAAAATACCGCGATCCTCACGTACGGGACGTTGATATACAAGACCTGCCTGGTGCATTGTCCGTACGAGATGCTGGACGATTACGTGCGTCTGTACCTCGACAAATTCACAGGTACCAAATATCGACTTCATTTTCCATTTGCACCATTCGAATAAAAGCTGCGTCATCCGATTCGTGTTACAGAGACTACTCAATATGGGCAGAAGATGATCTGGCTAGAAGGTTTGGCAAACATACAGCTAGGCAGAGTTGTCGAATTCTTGGAGCCCATAGCCAGCGGCAACAATGCTGAATCGCGGCACTTTCGGGTGCTCGCGGCTTGGGCTTCTCTTCCCACGGCACCATTGCGGCCCGACGTTGTGAGCAATCTTTAAACCGTGCCTATTCGAGGGGACTTTATACGGATTAATTTCATGCtgcatgtaaatatttattccctTGCAGATTTATCCTGTATACTGGCCGATCTTAATCAATAGAACCGAGCATTTGGAGATGAGAGCCGCTGCGTTAACTTTGCTCGTTGTTTCGAGTCCTACGCCTAACAGATTGATGTCTCTGTATTGGTACATGCAAAGTGAGCCCAACCAGCATCTGTACAATTACTTTtacacaatgttaaaatctatgGAACGCACCACGTACCCTTGTTACAAACGCATGTGAGCACgcgtataaatttatcaaccAGAAGCGAAACGACGGCAgtgaattttcatttttttttacataattctaACTATTAATCactattgcatatttttgcaGAGGCAGAATTGCGGCACAATTCAGCCGCATACTTCAGAAACCGACGAATGGCGAATATCTTGTTACTGGTAATTATTTAATGGATTATCAAGATTCCTCGAGGAGATTCGGCGCTATGTTGAACGGCGTCATCATAGCCAATCCTTCAACAAATATTCCGGAAGTGATTTACGTAACTTTGAATAATTACGGTAGCGGTACGCATATCAATCATGTATCCGTAAGTATGTTTCCAAAGCGACAACATTCCATAATGCAGACATTGGTGAATTTAATTGCTATATCCTTCAATGCAATATTAGTTGTATGTCAGAGCGGAAGGGATCTTCCATTCATTGGCGACTTCCGCCGAAAACCCGAcgaatataaaagatattctgAAAGAATTCAAATTGAATGAACGACAAAAGGGACCCGTGCATTTAGAAGTAATTGCGCGTATTCAAGACAAAACAGTGTTGTGCGTTCACTGGAATGAAACGAATATAATCGATGGATTGAAGCGTAAGTTTGTAACTTACGTTACGCAGTTATAATAACTGCAACGTAATTCATGCATTTAATCTTCTAGACTTGTCTTCTTTATCGGACAACATGTATCATATGTATCACAACATGGAATTTCACGTTAATCAACAACGTATAAACGTGCCGCTGACCATAGAATCGGTGCAAGTGACCGATTTCGGCACTAACGTTAGACTTGCAATGACGGGAACGTCGTTGTTCTCAATGAGAGGAAATTTCACACGCGATTTTCCTAGACGAAATAATCATGTTATTTTAcggtaaaattatattttatatatagctaTGTGCAGTTTATAGTTTTAATCGTGCGCctttctaaaatattgttcTAAAAATTGTGTCAAATTATTAATCCATGTAATCGATATTCTTTTAGCACATCTGTCCACGGTATTGAAATAATAGAGAATTACAATCCATTGCTTGATTTGTGGCATGGTGCCGAGAGGGTTCAGTCGCTGCATGGATATCTTCCTATTAACATTACAATCGGACTCGACGAGCATCCGTTTATTTCGTACAATACTCTAGGAGGTATCGGtcctattttattaaacgtttttttttttgttacatttgtcAATTGTTACCACTTAACGATATCCAAAGTGATTCATAGAAatcgtaatttatttcttccaaataaaatattaaaaggtTTCATAATTATCTTACATCTCGTCTTTTTATACTAAACTCGCATTGCAGGGCATCTTAAGACGGGAATTACAGCACACGCTAAAACGCTTACAAGCGTTAGGGGTGTCAATGTTAAATCGAAGTTGGAACGAGCTTGTCGTTTGTGTCCTGCGTCATACACAGTTACAAAATCGCCTTCCTCTAATCCGAAAGTAAGCGATTTAAAAGCACAAACAATTAATGAAGATGTAATCCATTCttctttccttcctttttccATAGACTGTGAATATTATTGACGCTGGACTTCCCGAAATAGGCGGTCGACTGCAAGTAAAGGTATTTGATTGCGAAAGCACCGTATCTCAGGAAACGTTGTTCAACGATATTTGGTCCTCTCATCGAAGCAACTATCAGTAAGTAATGTAATCGATATATTCACTATcgttattatataatcattgtgaaataaatcttaatttaatcgTCATGAATATTATAGAACGTGGCCAAGCatgaaatttactttaatcGGACTGCATTTCTTGGATTACTTGACTTACTTGCCACCAAAAGGCAGTTGTGGATTAGCTGCTTATATCGAGTCACTCGAATCGGGACCATTGCAGGTGAGAccatcatatatatttaagtggAATCATGAAAGTCAAGAGACAAATGTCTCctataagatatataaatgcaaaataaatcatcCTAAACCagattagttttatatattgaatgttTTTTATAGACGAAAttggaatatttgaaaaacg from Linepithema humile isolate Giens D197 chromosome 2, Lhum_UNIL_v1.0, whole genome shotgun sequence encodes:
- the LOC105667881 gene encoding uncharacterized protein, which codes for MRFTDFGFKPAKGMERTLFIFLFLSSGNVAQSFFNSGMEYEYSYNAISSTGVLVPSNAASSWSLNGKLIIQAENDYVTIQLQSLKTSMWNGNVNETGTEIDIYDDALELLKPFQISYNKGLVENFSTEAESVWATNIKRSIAGILQLDLVNLEKQIAFQSTEINHYGKCDIDYVVSSEGEDQRLIRKSLDPRMCIGHPCRNWSNVPNVQCTDEDQNPILKSSERIYALQTDGTDHNIMSVNASGSIYVQPFQGMGEAHYHLVQQTIVLISKKRITKKIVTNNLRNTVLQHELPEEDLTQGRSTPDKDFAFKSISHLLDRLSHRLENPGLDTEIHNLHNTTISVLLYYLGMLDRVDLDKAYNRISGTSYKEETVRNMFLEALPQVGSKESALFILDLIQKNKVSDMSAIQLLMRLPFHIRKPDVQLLVSLQPFLALPSKISAQVQNTAILTYGTLIYKTCLVHCPYEMLDDYVRLYLDKFTETTQYGQKMIWLEGLANIQLGRVVEFLEPIASGNNAESRHFRVLAAWASLPTAPLRPDVIYPVYWPILINRTEHLEMRAAALTLLVVSSPTPNRLMSLYWYMQSEPNQHLYNYFYTMLKSMERTTYPCYKRIGRIAAQFSRILQKPTNGEYLVTGNYLMDYQDSSRRFGAMLNGVIIANPSTNIPEVIYVTLNNYGSGTHINHVSLYVRAEGIFHSLATSAENPTNIKDILKEFKLNERQKGPVHLEVIARIQDKTVLCVHWNETNIIDGLKHLSSLSDNMYHMYHNMEFHVNQQRINVPLTIESVQVTDFGTNVRLAMTGTSLFSMRGNFTRDFPRRNNHVILRTSVHGIEIIENYNPLLDLWHGAERVQSLHGYLPINITIGLDEHPFISYNTLGGHLKTGITAHAKTLTSVRGVNVKSKLERACRLCPASYTVTKSPSSNPKTVNIIDAGLPEIGGRLQVKVFDCESTVSQETLFNDIWSSHRSNYQTWPSMKFTLIGLHFLDYLTYLPPKGSCGLAAYIESLESGPLQTKLEYLKNEKHHIFSFTHYNLESSKVLHQWNLAALYESTSSLSDVLKIKATEIVPDERVFKFCVEAERHVPWQWEFLSDKPSDSSRIKLNIVWGSSDTAKGKCNGSSVSINLIGEISNEQFEESKKTNWPYGQCKKESTGKKFVPYTDACYEVSRELSTLRRYKIFAEYKNLPENLSKLVWKMYALYDLIGGNSSNARKSDEPVIIATFPKESNVGELQLNGDKIAIEYNWRYIDIFLERTRIHKYMEIPLVRMFSSTCIITKNSIKSAYNTVYTFAKNSEVILLGQCYDENPRLALTAANGAYGININLTDESGTTWITAGEDKGTLYNATSNIQLQSNHVFYTLGTKKIKTGDNAIDILLPNIFLHMHWTQEQVLLFFPNHVLEFSCGICTLDHPNIDRLYEKV